From the Euphorbia lathyris chromosome 6, ddEupLath1.1, whole genome shotgun sequence genome, one window contains:
- the LOC136232107 gene encoding uncharacterized protein, whose product MGELHECNEIYIPILHSSHFILPQILIDKRVVEVWDSLALPDRPIFQKNLIVDILRALDMGFKEQLKSKPADYNFVSFKVVRGKNVPRQPNNFDCGVFVILFMIKHCQFHSSTFQFNSNKERCRIAWWIAKSDYNKIKTELLEKVQSFI is encoded by the exons ATGGGGGAACTTCACGAATGCAATGAA ATTTATATCCCTATTTTACATAGCAGTCACTTCATTCTACCCCAAATTTTAATAGACAAGAGAGTAGTAGAAGTTTGGGATTCGTTGGCTCTTCCCGATAGACCAATATTTCAAAAGAATTTGATTGTTGACATT TTACGTGCTTTAGACATGGGCTTTAAGGAACAACTAAAAAGCAAACCCGCAGATTACAACTTCGTTAGCTTTAAAGTTGTCCGTGGAAAAAATGTTCCTAGACAACCAAATAATTTCGACTGTGGAGTGTTTGTCATTTTATTTATGATCAAGCATTGTCAGTTTCATTCAAGCACTTTTCag TTCAATTCTAATAAAGAAAGGTGTCGAATAGCTTGGTGGATTGCGAAGTCCGACTACAATAAGATAAAAACCGAACTATTAGAAAAAGTACAATCATTTATTTGA